TTTCCTTCAAATGGCCAACTTCTTCACGTAATTGTTCAACTGAATAATCACTGTATCGAATATCCAAGTTATTTCGCCTCCTTTACATACAGTTTACATTTTACCAATAATTTAGGACAATGGATATAAGAAAACCTTGAAAAAGAAATCAACTGGGAGGTTTATTACATGCCGAATGTAGCTATTACTGGGGCCGGAAGCGGACTTGGACGAGAGCTTGCTCTAAAATATTCAAGTAAGGAATACAAGGTCTATCTGCTCGGACGATACGATACAAAACTGCATATTGTACAAAATGACATAATTAGGAATGGGGGAAAGGCGGAAATCGTTTTATGTGATGTGAGAGAACCTGCGTCCGTGGATATCGCCTTCCAACAAATCGGTGAACTGGATGTTTTTATCAACAATGCTGGAATCGGAATCTTTGGCTCTTTTGAAAATTATACTATAGATGAAATAGATTCGACGCTAAACACAAACATTAAGGGAACTATTTTAACTGTTCAGTCTGCATTACCACTAATTAGAAAAAGTAAAGGAAGAATCCTGACGATTATTTCTACAGCGGGGTTACGGGGAAAAGTAAATGAATCCATTTATTGTGCCAGTAAATTTGCCGTAAAGGGATTTACAGAAAGCCTGCAGAAAGAATGGGAAAATGAACCCATTTCCATCACAGCTGTCTATATGGGAGGAATGAATACTTCATTCTGGAATAACTCGACTCATGTTAAGGACCCATCTTCACTAAAGGAACCTGCTACTGTAGCCGAACAAATATTTAACGAAGATGATGGACGAAAAGAGATTTTGATTGATAAGTAATA
This Virgibacillus phasianinus DNA region includes the following protein-coding sequences:
- a CDS encoding SDR family NAD(P)-dependent oxidoreductase, encoding MPNVAITGAGSGLGRELALKYSSKEYKVYLLGRYDTKLHIVQNDIIRNGGKAEIVLCDVREPASVDIAFQQIGELDVFINNAGIGIFGSFENYTIDEIDSTLNTNIKGTILTVQSALPLIRKSKGRILTIISTAGLRGKVNESIYCASKFAVKGFTESLQKEWENEPISITAVYMGGMNTSFWNNSTHVKDPSSLKEPATVAEQIFNEDDGRKEILIDK